Genomic segment of Camelus bactrianus isolate YW-2024 breed Bactrian camel chromosome 33, ASM4877302v1, whole genome shotgun sequence:
ttttaatcagaaatggGGGGTAAGGCACAGGGTGAGTGAGGGAAAAGCTTAGGATTCATGTATTTTTGGAAATTGCCAGAGGCTAAGATTTGGGAGTAACAAATATTAGGATTGTGAAACTGGAATGTTCTGTGGTTGTGTTTTCTGGTTAAACAGTTCATGGCTCGGTTCCATGAAAAGATCTACCAGATGCTGAAGAACTTACTCCAGCTCTCTCCAGAAACCAAACACTGTATCTTGTCCTGGCTTGGAAACTGTTTGCATGCAAATGCAGGCCGCACCAAGATTTGGGCCAATCAGATGCCAGAAATCTTCTTCCAAATGTATGCCTCGGATGCCTTCTTTCTGAATCTGGGTGCTGCTCTCCTGAAGCTATGCCAGCCATTTTGCAAACCCAGATCCTCTCGGCTCCTCACCTTTAATCCCACTTACTGTGCCCTGAAGGAGTTGAATGATGAAGAacgaaaaattaaaaatgtacacaTGAGAGGTAGGGGGGAGCTAGTATTCTCAAAactgtgtatgtggtgtgtgtgtgtgtatgtttgtgtgtgtaacaTCTAAGGCATCCACTTCCTTACCCTTTGTCACAAAGGTGCCTCTTCCTCAGAGAAGATGAGGCAGAAAGAAGAGCTGTCATAAATTTTAAACAGACTTCTTAGAACTGGTGGGTTTGGATGTTATGCTTTAGTGAGACCTTCTCTCTGAATTTGGCATACTtggatattcattcattcattttttataaaaatggataaagCCCAGCCCCTGTCCTTTTTGAGCTCAGAGGCTCCAGAAGAAGGCAGATGCATTAACAGATCACCATAATATGGTATAGGGTTAAGCTATAGAAACACAGAGGAGGGGGTAAACGATGAATTCTACAGTAGTTGGAGGTCTTCGTAGCTGAGTCTTGAGAAATGAGTTGGGTTTATGAAGCAAAGATGCACAAGAGTTTCTTTCTGTAGAGGAAGTAACAAATATGCAGGTACAGAGCTATGGAAAATCTGAACTAAGGAGCAGTGAGAAGCTGGATGTGGCTAGGGCAGGGTGTAGGTGGGGGGAGAGGTATGGGAATTGACAAGAAAGAAGTCTGGGGAGGAAGAATATTGGAACCAAATTGGAGAAAACTCAAGCAATCCAGagaagtgaaaagaagaaaataaatcactCATAATTCTACCACTCAAAATTAGTCACTcttaattttgatatatttcctCCCAGTTTTGTAACTcttctaattataaaagtaacacaTGCTCAAAAGCAAATAATCTTAAGTACAGAAAAGCACAAAATAGATACAGATCACCCCGTATCTATCTCCTGGAAAAATCTGCAGTGTCAtctatctttctttttaatttttggtgaTTTCATGGTTAAACTAAAGAGATTCAATTGCATTTCTGTAGACAGTGAGAAGCCAAAAGATATTTTTAGCCAAGAGAGTAGGAATGtgacaaaatttgtttttaagtaggggagagtatagctcagtgattgtgtgcttatcatgcatgaggtcctgggttcaatccccagtactgccattaaataaatagataaataaacctaattactcccccctcccccaaaaaaaagaatttaaaaaaaagatttgtttttaagaagATATTACTTAATTCCCTGGTAGGTATCAGGATGAAAATTAAGCTAGAGTAAGGGGATACTGGAGACCAAGATAGATGTCTGTGGCAAGCCATTTACTCTTCCTTTTAACTTCTTTGAGGTTTGGACAAAGAAACCTGTTTGATCCCAGCTGTGCAGGAGCCAAAGTTTCCCCAGACTTACAACCTTGTAACAGAAAACCTTGTCCTGACAGAGTACACCTTGTACTTGGGATTTCACAGGTAACTCCTCTGATGTCATTAGGACAGAGCTATTGTGTTGATAACCAGAAGTTTGAAAGTGAATCTTACAGATAACAATCTCCCTTTATTCTGAAGGCTCACATTATATGCGTTTATTTGTGTCTACATGACTTGGCTTCGTCCATGtaactggaatttattttaattttttgacctgttaaactttttaaaaataaagatgcactGGTATTTTTCTCTAAACTAGCAAGTTTTTAAATCACTGCCTTTTTTTGTCATGTGCCAAAGTGgaattgttttcatttaaaatttcacattctGCTCCTGAATTTTCATTACTTAATTACTCctgatggaaaaagagaaagcttTACTCCATGGTGTAGagacaaaattgacaaaattaaagaaatgtttataaGGGATTTCAGTAAGATCAGTAGGACCATAAAAGATCTACGTATCAAAGGTAAAGAGGATTCTAGAAGAGTGAAGAATTGAGAGCTAGCATATATGACTTCCAAAAACGATTCTGATTCTGGCTACCTGTGTGTCATTCTGTGATTGTTTTTCCCCCTCTGACTTAGCTGGCTGTGACTGCaagtataaataagaaaatggctTCTTACTCATAGTTATAACCTATAGGAGGGGGTGTTGAGAATAGCAATTTTTAATGCCTTCTCAGGATACTTAAATTGACACAGCATTTTTCAAAACTTAGCAAGtttccagaaaaatgaaattgtatCTTTATTAGAGATTTTTTCTATCCCTGTCATTGACATTTTAAGTGAGACAATAGATAACAATTTCACATGTGTTCAACCTATTCAGCCACCTAGATTCAAACACAAAAGTGAATGTCATCTAGTTTCCCAGTATTGGCTAGCTAACCCTATACATTATCTGTAGGACCAAAGAGGATGACGTTGGACTGTACACATAGACACAATTATCCATAGCATTGAATTAGGAGGCTTCCTTTCATTAGAAAACATTTGGCTGACCCTTTGTgaagaataattatattttatgttgaACAACAGAGGGCTGCTCTTAGGTTGCATCCCAGGTGGCTACGAGTTCATATGTGGTCATTACTAATCTAGACTTTTTCACCAGCTTTAGTTCTCCACTAACCACAGACTGTCCATATAACCACATCCAAGTACACTCATTGCACTTGTATGGTGTCAAACTGTCCGGCTGGGCTTCTTGTACTTTGCCTAGTCATTATTTATTAGACCTAATAACAGCCCAGTCTACACCCTGCTCAACCTAGCCACTGTCCTTTGGATGGTGCATTTCAGCTGAAGGCTGCTAACTACATGTAATTAGGTTCAATTATGTTGAATATGTTTTCCTGGTGCTCTGCCCCCGCCTCTGTCCTGTCAATAACTTGCTCAGTGCCTTCTGTGTCATCACAATTGCAGCTTCCTACATCCTGACAGAGAATACTAGAACAAATAAATGAGGATTTGTTTTTCTGAACAGTCTGTCCTCAACTGTCTCTGTATGAGCCTCCTGACCCAGTCTCTTCTGCTTTCTTGGGGGCAGGTTGCATGATCAGATGGTAAAAATCAACCAAAATCTGCATCGGCTGCAGGTAGCCTGGCGGGATGCTCAGCAAAGTTCTAGCCCTGCTGCTGACAACCTCCGGGAGCAGTTTGAACGACTGATGACCATCTATCTTTCTACTAAGACTGCAATGACTGAGCCGCAGATGCTGCAGAACTGCCTAAATTTGCAGGTGTCCATGGCTGTTCTCCTAGTCCAGCTGGCCATAGGCAATGAGGGCTCCCAGCCAGTAGAGCTAACTTTTCCTTTGCCAGATGGCTACAGTTCTTTGGCTTATGTGCCAGGTAAGCTGGCTCTCCCTTGGGAACTTCTATTTATATCCATCTAAGTTTAACTGGGTCACTTGGGAAgtttaatcctcaaaatatcCTTCCTTAGTTATTCAGCTGTTTTTGGAGAAACAACTCAGACTTGTAGATAATGTTTATTGGTGGTCTAAAGCATGGGGGAACTGACAGGCTTGTAGCCCCTCTGCTGTGCAGGTCAGAAGAGAGTCTTCAGAAAATGAAGTACAGTCAGAGTTTTCAGAGCTCTTGGTTTCTATCATTATATATTGTTTGTCATTCAACTTACAGATTTACCTGTCTAACCCGCACTGTGCTATTCTTTAGGGGGAAAAGAATCATCTATTGGTTAACCCAGAAGGGAGattgtgtgggggtgtgtgtgtgtatcttggTGAGGGGTCGGCCAATATTTTCCATCAAAACCAGGTTATATCTTGATCACTGTACTGGTCATCTATTGCtgagtaacaaattaccccaaaacatagcaacttaaaacaacaaacattatctcacatagtttttatgggtcaggaatccaggagcaGCTTAGCTGCATGGTTCTGACTCTGGTCTCTCATGAGATTGTAGCCAAGCAGTCAACCAGGGCCATAGGAATCTGAAGACTCCACCAGGGCTGGGGGATCTGCTTACAAGCCTAGTCATGTGGTTGTTGGCAGACCTCAATTGCTTGCTGGCTTCTTTTCCAGGCCACACAGGTCTCTCCTTAGTACTAGTACGTTCATGGTatggcagctggcttctctcAGAAAAAGGGACCAAAATGGAAGCTGTAGGCTTTTATAACCTATTTATGGAAATGACACGCCATCACTTCTGTGTGCCTCATGGTGTATCTTCTACCCTGGAATAGTGTAGGAGGGGACATATAAGGGCATAAATACTAGGAGGCAAGGACCATTGGAGGACCCTGGAGACTGATGACCATAGTCATATAATATATTCATCTCTATTCAAGATTCTTCAtctaaaggatttttaaatgcacagttAACCTTGAGTGTGGAAATACATATCTATCAGTATTCTTTCTTAAACTGTACTGGTGTGTTAACAGTATTTTGTGTCTCTACTATTCTATTTActtggataaaaataaaaattgacttaCATCTAAAAGAGATTCTACATTTATGAGTTTATCACCATTCCTATAAGACATTAGGAGTTTTTTTTAAGCCTTCACTAAGTAGACTGAAAGGGAGGAATTTGAATATTGCTTAATTCAGAGAGTCAGATGTTTGGCTAATTCCagtgaatattttctttctcagaattttttgcaGATAACTTGGgtgatttcctcatttttctccgCCGCTTTGCCGATGACATCTTGGAGACATCAGCAGATTCCCTGGAACATGTCCTTCACTTTATCACCATTTTCACTGGAAGCATAGAAAGGTGAAGTGCTGAAAGCATGGCTCTGTCATTGTTTTGAGCCGCAGAACATTCAGAAGACTTCtaaacagagaaataaacaagCCTGAATCATAAGGGATTGTGTTAACATAATGAATCACCAGACCATCCTTATGGGTACCCAAAAACCCCATTCTTGAGAGGCATAATAAACACCCGACTTTGCCCACAGAGAATTTGAACCTGCATATAAGGTACCTGATGGGAATTCCACTGCTAGTCCCTGGTTAAAATAGTTACCCTGATGCCAGAGACTTTGTCAGGTGCTAATGATCTTCTAGTGTATGATAAAGGTTGCTCTTAAAATTCTGAGTTGGATGAGCTGTAAACTTGGATAAATGCTCTCTGATCCCAAGTCTTCCCGTTCATAGCTCTAGTCCTATTTCCCAAAGGAAGGTACTCACTGAACTGTAGCATTACTTCTCCGATTTTTTGGTGGTAGGCCAGTGAAAGCAGTGTGTATGTAAAGGAGGATTTGCTGCACAAAGAAGAGAGCAATCTGCAGTCCCCTGAGCTGTGTTAGTGAGATGTAGGTAGAGGCCAGTCCTTCACTGAGCTGAGCAGGCCTAATGGGAAATCATGTCAACAAGTATTAGGCACATGTGGTGTGCATTATAAGTAACGTAGAATAATTACATCCTAGCCCTTGCCCCCAGACAGCTTGGGATGGCAATTTTATCCCAAGTGAAGCTGTCAGAAAATAGTAAACAGTAAATAGTACATTATTGTAGAGAAGTGAATAGAATGGCAGAGCATTAAATAGAAACTTAAGTACTCACCCGCATACTTGGTAAGTTGTAACATTAAAGAGTTGAATGGTATGTACCCTGCATTATCCCTCAGAAACTGACAGACTTAAAACTGCAGAGTCCTGTTTTTTCCTATAACTATAACTTCCTGTACATGTAGTATAGGATGTTTTGGCTCCTCATTTGGAGAGCATAGTCATAAACTTGGGAGTTAAGTTTTCTACCTGCTCATCTTGCTTTCTACCCTATTCATAGGATGAAGAATCCCCACCTACGAGCCAAACTGGCTGAGGTGTTGGAAGCGGTGATGCCCCACCTGGATCAGACCCCAAATCCCTTGGTATCCAGTGTGTTCCACCGGAAACGTGTGTTCTGCAACTTCCCCTATGCAGCCCACCTTGCAGAAGCTCTAATCAAGGTCTTCGTGGATATTGAGTTTACAGGTAAAGCAGTCTAGAACTGAGAAGCCGATACTAGTGGGGTTTCATTGCCTGATCAGTGTTGAAATGTCAGGAAAATATCATCAGccatcatttattgaatacctaccgTGCACCACCCTTGATGCAAAGTGCTTTTTTTTACATTATCTCCTTTATTTGTCACCATCTGGAAAATTTTACTGTATTATCCCCGTTTATGGACATGGATGCacaaaaagatgaaattatttgTCTATGTCATACAACTGAGTGGTAGGATCAGGTCTctctcaccttaaaaaaaaaacacacacacactcttatcaactttactatatatttttgataGAATCATACACAAATAAATTAGGCTGTCCAGTTAAAACCTgggtctttatttttctctgcctcaaaaTTACAGAATGATGGATAATGAAACAATTCTTTCATCCAGACTAACTCCTACAGTTTAATCGTTAAATTAAGAATAACAGCAGGCAACATTCCCTTTCTCTCATGGCCTTTTGAGATCTAACCCTGAGGTGCTGTGTTTGAGTAAACCAATAAACAAGATACACAAAGCAGTTATTTAAGACACCTTTTAAAGGGGACGTCTTACCACCCAGTGATAAATACAGTTGACATTAAAGGgatatttaacattttactgACTGCTTTTCCATATTTGAATTTTGACTTTGTTACTTGCTCACctttgagccttagtttcctcatttgtaagaggGGTTGAAGTGATGACTGAGATAGTACATGTAAATCTTCATAATATATAAGAAGTTGCACAATAAGTCGCTGCAGTTATCTCATTATATGATCACTACAGCACTTTGGTTGTAACAATAGAGGGTGTATTATAATTCCTATTTGATTTCTGAGGAAGTGAAAgttgaaaatgttttttgtttttgtttctttggttttttctgggttttttgggggagagaggtaattaggtttatttatttatttattggaagaggtactggggattgaacccaggactttgtgcatgctaagcattcatagcactttgagctatactctccccctgaAAAAGTTTGAGACACTTAAGCCTTCTGACTCCAAATCCCATGCTCCTTCTTTATTATATTGACCCAACCCACAGAACTCTGTGGTACCTTTGGTATGTCAAGAGCACTATAAGCCTCGGATCTTTAGCTCCTGGCATGATTTTCCAGAGCAGTCAAGAACCAGTTGGCCACACAGTTGGGATGTTATCTGTGAAGAATGTGGGGCTTACTCAGTAGCCCATTCTGCATGTGGCTGTCACTGCCATAGGGGTCGGCTCAGAGGCCTCATTCAGAGTCTGATAAGGACTCTGCAGTTGGATGTGGAAGCATTTGTTCCCCTTGGCTTTTATTATACAGCTCGGTGCTTGTCCTTTCTACATACGGTATCCTTAATACCTGTCTCTCTCTTGTTCTGTCAGTAAGGAAATTAACAAACATTTGGCTGTGACTCTAAGCCTTTATAAACTCCCAGAGCAGGTTTTGCCAGTCACCTTGACACACtcagaataagagaaaatggcTAAACATAGACAtaagctctttctctttctctaaaagCACCACCTTTGATGGTTTTTTGCTCTTACCTTACTCCAGGAGACCCCCATCAATTTGAGCAGAAGTTTAATTACCGCCGCCCCATGTATCCCATCCTCAGGTACATGTGGGGAACAGACACCTATCGCGAGAGCATTAAGGTGAGGAAGTTTTTGGTGAAACCAAAATTGAGATATGTGAGTTTTGCTCCAGATAAGCCCCAGTGGGTTGTGGTTCAGTACTAAAGTGGTTTTCTCTTGTGCTGGGACTTGCAGGACTTGGCTGACTATGCCTCTAAGAATTTAGAAGCCATGAATCCCCCACTTTTCCTCCGCTTTCTTAACCTGCTAATGAACGATGCCATCTTCCTTTTGGATGAAGCCATacaggtaaaaaacaaaacaaaacaaaaagcaagtttAACTGCCCTTAAACCATCATTCATACTTTTTACCTTCTAATTATAACAGAACAACCCTTAGGCCCTTAGTACTAGCTTtggacaccagaaatttacaAGTAGTAATGTGCCACCAGCCTTGCCACTGTAGAGTTTGATATATATTGCCCCATTAGAGACCAAGATCAAGGGTCATCGAAGCCTCATGAGCTAGGATGATATTTTGGCAGAGCATGGAAAAGAAAGTGTAAAGGAAAGGCCCCAGCTAAAGTACACTGGCAGAACCAATCAGTCCAGCACTACAGAAAGAAATTAGAGGATCTTCCGTTAGTCGATGACTTTCAGCTTTTTTCCATCCCAAGTCATCAGTAACAGTGGCTTACTGAGGCAGTGATTCTTATCCCTCTCTCCAAAAAGGTTTTGATTTTTATAccactatttgaaaaaaaaaatctggtttggGTTACTTTTTCACATAAAGACTCCAAGTCATCAATGCTCTTCATCTCTCCACTGCCTCTCAAATCTTGAGCTATATCTGAAACATGCGTTTTACAAAGTACGCACCCAGGGCCTCTCAGCTCCTTCAGCTTAGCCATCCCTTATGGAGCTGCTTATTGCTCCCATAAAACCGTCCCTCATCTGCAACAGGTGTAAGACAGGGAGGTGACCCAAAGGGAGACAAAGCAGATGTGTCATGAGGGTAGCCTAGCAGACAGCCCACAAGCTCCTCATACGGTTTAGCAGTCGCCCAGTAACTTGTATTTAATTTGTGAGAAAATTCTGCTTTGTTCATAATCCTGTACTTTAAGATTTTTGATAGGCTTAGAAAACAAGAACAAGCCCTGTAATAAATAAATCCGTCTAAGCAAGAGTTGTGTGACAGAATAACACAGATGGCATTTTCATGGGACTGTAAGCTTAACATGTTATGTTGCAACAGCATGAATGATGAGAGGTAGgggttttaaatatttatggttCTTTCAGACATCTTGCATATTTGATAGAGCTTTATTTTTTGATAAGCAgttttctgggtttgtttttttttttttcatcctttggGAAggattcatcctttttttttccactgtagcttgtttgtttttgacgAGGTTTCACTTATTATACAATTTATCCTCCTTTCTATGTTATAGACTATAATATTTCTAGGGGGGATTACCCATAAGTCTGCCTAGGCTGAAAGAAATCTATATAGAGCcgcaatttctttttctttccttttttcccccacacacttttctttttaaacttcagCCCTAGGCTGAGAAATAAAGTCTTATGTCTCATATAGTCCCTGGTTTTCCCAGCTTAGTGGACTAGATTTTAAATAGGACCTCTTAAATACCATTTTCCCTTCGACTACACTTTCTTCTCTGATATATTCCACCTCTGGTTTCTGTAGTATTTGAGCAAGATAAAGATTCAACAGATTGAGAAGGACCGAGGTGAATGGGATAGTCTGACTCCAGAAGCCCGCCGAGAAAAGGAGGCTGGCCTACAGATGTTTGGACAGCTGGCACGTTTCCATAACATCATGTCCAATGAAACAATTGGTACCCTTGCCTTTCTGACGTCAGGTAAGCGTATGAACCACTGCCTTCCTCAAAAATGCAATAGTCAAGATCTGTTTCATTTGAGAAATCAGCATAGCTGAGACCAAGAATTCAGACTGTGGTGACAGTATTCTCCTCCACAGTCTGAGAGGAAGTGAATCCCTAGAGAAGCTCCAAAAAGAATGATGTCCATTGTTGAcatggaaatgaggaaacagtcaCCCTCATAGCTACCAGAAAGCATAAGTTGGTACCATTTTTCTTGAGGATGGgttacccatataaatatatctgGGGGTATATATGTTAACCTGAAAAATATTCTTGAACTCTGGTTGAATGTGGCAGATGAAACAAAGACATTTATCTCTACTCCGTCTAGAGCTGCACTGTCTAATTTAATAGTCACCTGCCACATGTGGCTGTCAAGCATTTAAACTGTGGCTAGTCTGAATTGAGCTGTTCTGTGAGTATAAAATACATACTGCAAGacttggtattttaaaaagaagtaaaatatttcattaataatttttatattggttACATACAAAATGACAACCAAGGATCACCAGACTTTGAGGAAATCCTCTAATGTGAAACACAGATAATAgatgaaggctttttttttaatctttgtaatCTCAGAGGGTAAGAGAAGATAcagcatgcattttaaaaaagaacaaagaggcaATAAAAGGGATTATCCAAAAAACAAGAAAGGTCTCTTGGATATTGAAAATACAACTTCAGAAATTTTGAAAACTCAGTATGGTTAGAAGATAAATCCAAGGGAGCTCTTCCATGaaagcagaacagaaagaaaaagagatggaaattagaagaaaaataacaagaaaataaaggGTCAGTCTAAGAGGTCTCAAAAGAGAAAACTAGAGAGgaagaaattatcaaagaaataatactCCAAAAGTTCCCAAAGACTGAGAGCATCTAAATTGAAAGAAGCCAacaagtgcccagcacagggaagCTTTAAAACCCCCACACTAAGGTATATCATTGTTGCATTTCAGAAAATCAGGGCAAAGAGAAGATCCTAAAAGGTCCCAGAGAAAAATTAGGTTGTGTACAATGGTATAAGCATCACAATGTCTTTAAATGCCACAATGTGACATTTAAAGCTGCAACACAGTCCTGAAGGAAAATATCTTCTCAGCCTAGAATCCTATAGCCAGCTAAACTATCAGTTCTGTCTGAGGGCAAAATGTAAGGGCATTTTCAGACGTGAAGGTACCAGATTTACTTCTGGTATACCCTTTCTTGAGAAgctgcagaaaaataaatatactccATCAAAATGAGAGAGGAAACCCAGGAGGAAAGTGGAATCCCGTGAGAGAGCTGCAAAGGAAGTGCCCAAGCTGATGGTAGAAGAAGCTAGTGTGACCACCACACTGCAGGCCTGTAAAGCAAAGAGTCCAGATTGGAGTGACAGATGGAAAGAACACCTCAAAAGAATATTCTTGAGAGTTTTACATTTCTAGTAGAGAATTTACGAAGATTTAATGATAGGTACtctgaaaataagcaaaaaaaaaaaagttgtattaaaaagtacatatattactttatataatCATTAGAATACTGTGTGGCTCTGCTGTGAATGATATTTACATAATCTTaatgacataaaatttaaattatttaaccaaAGATTTGCTTACATATTAGGGGAATTTGTATTTGGGGAAGAGGGACAGGAGTAAGAGCTAAACTCTCATCAGTAGTAGAGTCGATagataatgactaaaatgaaaaattaagaaccAGCAGTATTGAGCAAGCCTTATCATAATACTTGCCTTGTTGCATTTGGCATGTATTTATTCCTTCCTACCTTTTtaccaccttccttccttccctttctttcttcttttcttctttcagagtTAATGCCCTATAACCTTAGCAGTTCATTACAAATTTGTTGTAGGAAGTAGTAAGACTACAAGATAAGTACACAGTGAAATTCATCAGTTAGTGAAATGCTTataagaaaaattgaaaacagccATAATGTCCAGCAATAaagataaagtaaataaataacttatGGTTCAGTCACACACTGGGAAACTATGTGGCCATTAAAAAGGGTGTGAATCATCGCTATCctatagaactttctgtgatggaaatgttctataaatcTGGACTGTCCAGTACTATAGATAATATGCTAGCCACATGTAGCCAtcaaacacttgaaatgtggctagcgtatctgaaaaactgaatttttaatttaattttaattaattttaattaatttaattaatttaatttaattttaattaattaattttttaatacatgtgaccagtggctaccatgttggacagcacaaGAACATGTATTTACTAAAATGGTAAGATACTTACAGTATCAGTAATGAAAAAAGTAAGTTATAGAATATGCACAATATGATAACCATTTtgtcttaaaaatatacatgcGTGTAAATATGAACAGAATAGCTAGAAGGATCTATTAGCAAAGTGTTAATAGTGTTTACctgtacatagtagtttttgtattttgtttctttgcttttgcttttgcttgtccgtattttctaatattactgcaatgaaaatgtatttttaaaaatagtagtcccCAGGGGTCTCCACGTAAAACTCTAAGACATAAGAAGTTAAAGATTGCTAATGGACTGAGTTTTCACAGACTTCGGCTTTTTTTCCAGAGATCAAATCACTCTTTGTGCATCCTTTCCTGGCTGAGCGCATCATCTCCATGCTGAACTACTTCCTGCAGCACCTGGTTGGCCCCAAGATGGGAGCCTTAAAAGTCAAGGATTTCAGTGAATTTGACTTCAAACCCCAGCAGCTCGTTTCAGATATCTGCACCATCTACTTAAATCTTGGGTACTTAAGATTCAAATTGGGCAGGCCAGAGGGGGTGCTCATGTTTTAATACGGGGTTTTGATAATGGAATGAATGACTGGTTGGTAATTAtgtggaaatagaaaagaaatggtTTCCTTCTAGTTGGTTTATGAAGGAACCTACTGTGATTTTAAGTGAGATTTTGTATGACCTGTGGGACATTATTTAGAATTTCCAACATTCTGCCTTGATCTGTGCAAAGATAAACTTCGCTTGTTCCATTGTTTGGAAAAGCAGTATTAAGGCCACAGGATACTTGATAGACCTCCTTcctaaaaattagaagaaatctTTCTATATCAAAAGAACATTCATGGTATTTAAGTGATGGGGAACTTTGTTGCTCAGCCCAGCCATTATCTCCCTCTTTGACCTATCGTCTGATGCTCAGTTTCTTTCTGATGCTGACCTTCCAGGGATGAGGAGAATTTCTGTGCCACTGTGCCCAAGGATGGACGTTCCTATTCCCCAACTCTCTTTGCACAGACAGTCCGAGtcctgaagaaaataaataagcctggAAATATGATTGTGGCTTTCAGCAACTTAGCAGAGAGAATCAAGGTAAGGAAGAGGAACACTTGTTTATTAACATGTTCAATAAAAATCACCTTGTCAACTCAGCTGT
This window contains:
- the UBE4A gene encoding ubiquitin conjugation factor E4 A, which translates into the protein MTDQENNNNISSNPFAALFGSLADAKQFAAIQKEQLKQQSDELPASPDDSDNSVSESLDEFDYSVAEISRSFRSQQEICEQLNINHMIQRIFLITLDNSDPSLKSGNGIPSRCVYLEEMAVDLEDQDWLDMNNVEQAVFTRLLLQDPGNHLINMTSSTTLNLSADRDAGERHIFCYLYSCFQRAKEEITKVPENLLPFAVQCRNLTVSNTRTVLLTPEIYVDQNIHEQLVDLMLEAIIGGHFDGVAEFLDEVIEALILDEEVRTFPEVMIPVFDILLGRIKDLELCQMLLYAYLDILLYFTRQKDMAKVFVDYIQPKDPSNGQMYQKTLLGVILNISCLLKTPGVVENHGYFLNPSRSSPQEIKVQEANIHQFMARFHEKIYQMLKNLLQLSPETKHCILSWLGNCLHANAGRTKIWANQMPEIFFQMYASDAFFLNLGAALLKLCQPFCKPRSSRLLTFNPTYCALKELNDEERKIKNVHMRGLDKETCLIPAVQEPKFPQTYNLVTENLVLTEYTLYLGFHRLHDQMVKINQNLHRLQVAWRDAQQSSSPAADNLREQFERLMTIYLSTKTAMTEPQMLQNCLNLQVSMAVLLVQLAIGNEGSQPVELTFPLPDGYSSLAYVPEFFADNLGDFLIFLRRFADDILETSADSLEHVLHFITIFTGSIERMKNPHLRAKLAEVLEAVMPHLDQTPNPLVSSVFHRKRVFCNFPYAAHLAEALIKVFVDIEFTGDPHQFEQKFNYRRPMYPILRYMWGTDTYRESIKDLADYASKNLEAMNPPLFLRFLNLLMNDAIFLLDEAIQYLSKIKIQQIEKDRGEWDSLTPEARREKEAGLQMFGQLARFHNIMSNETIGTLAFLTSEIKSLFVHPFLAERIISMLNYFLQHLVGPKMGALKVKDFSEFDFKPQQLVSDICTIYLNLGDEENFCATVPKDGRSYSPTLFAQTVRVLKKINKPGNMIVAFSNLAERIKSLADLQQQEEETYADACDEFLDPIMSTLMSDPVVLPSSRVTVDRSTIARHLLSDQTDPFNRSPLTMDQIRPNTELKEKIQRWLAERKQQQKEQLE